Sequence from the Deltaproteobacteria bacterium genome:
TGCGGACGCAGCGCGCCTCGGCGAGCAGCGCGTGCCCGAGCGCGCGCGCCTCGAAGCAGGGCGGGCCCTCGAGCAGCTCCGGCCAGGCGTCGGCGGGATGCTCGTAGGCCTGGCCCGCCAGCGAGGCCAGCGCCTCGAGCTCACCCACCGCTTCGATCCAGCGCCGGAGCGCCGGGCCGTGCCGGGCGCGCCAGGCGTCGACGGCAAAGGCCACCTGGGTGGTGAAGAGCAGCGCGGCCCCGATCGGTGCGAAGAGCTGGTTGCGGCGCGCGTCGAGGAGCTGCGCGAGGAGGGCGAGCCGGGCGATGGCCTTGGCGGGGGGCCTGCCGTCCTCCGCGGACACCGCGGCGCGCAGTGCCACCAGGCGCGGGGCGCCGAGCTCGGCGCGCTCGAGGATGGCGAGGAGCTCGGCGAGCAGGCCGAGATCGCGCACGACGGTGTCGATCTCACGTAGCACGCGCCGCACCCGGCCGCGCACGCGCGCCGCGAAGCCGGCCGCGGTCGCGAGCACCACGAGCCAGGGCACCAGCAGCGGCGCGCCGAGCGCGAGGCCCGCGAGCCCGGCGAGCGATGCGAGGGCGAGCCCGAGCGCCGCCGCACGCAGTGCGGGCGGCGGCGGCGGCGGCGGCGCGTCGCCCCAGGCCGCGAGCGCCTCGGCGTGGAGGCCCGCCGCCACGCGTTCGCCGGCGAGCGCGAGCTCCTCGCGAAGGTCGAGCGCGTCGCGCAGCTCGGTCGCGGCGGCCTGGCGCGCACGGATCGCCTCCGGCGAGGAGGGCGCGAGCAGCCAGGAGGCCAGCACGTCCTCGCCAGCCGTCGTACGCGCGCGGCACAGCAGCTCGAAGAGGGAGCCTGCGCCGAAGAGGTCGAGATCCCCGGCGTAGGGATGGTGCGGGTCGCGGAAGCGCTCGCCCGCGCTGCCGCGACCCGCGAAGCGGGCGTCGAGGCGCGCCAGCCCGTCGTCGTACCAGGCGGCGGCGCGCTCGGCGCTCCGGCGGCGGTGCAGCAGCCGGTCGTGCCGGACCACGAGCGCCGCGAAGGCGAGCGCCGGCGCGCCGAGCGTCCAGGCGGGAAGGCGCCCGTCGCCGACCACGCCCCACAGGAGCGCGAGCCCGGCCACGAAGACGGCAAGCCGCGCGTTCGAGACGCGTCGCGCAGAGGCGCCGGTGCGGGCTGCCTCGGCGCTCCGGACTGCGCGCCGGCGCTCGTACTCGGCCTGCGCGGGGCTGGCGGGCTCGGCGGCGACCGTCATGGGCGCCCGAGTCTGTGCCAGCAGCGCGCGGGACGCACCGGGTCCGCGCCGGCCGGCCAGGGGCTCGAGGACCGGGCAAGCGCAGCTCGGCGGGGAGGCGTTACGGTTCCGCCGCGTCCTGCCGAGGGGGAAGGGGATGGACCGTCGCGTCGCCGCCCGCAGCACCCGAGGCCGCCCGTGGTGCCTCGCGCTCGGGCTCGCCTGTACGCTCGCCGGGTCCGCCCCGGCCCGCGCGCAGGAGAGCTTCCTCCTGCCGCTCGAGGCCGCTGCGCCCCTTGCCCTCGGGACCGCGTGGGACCGCGGCGAAGCGCGGCCGATCGGCGACCCGGGTGCCTGCATGGGCGGGGCGGGCGCCGAGCGGCACGAGGGGGGGCCCACGACCTGGACGCTCGTCGTGCTCTCGCGTGCCGGGGGGCGCCTCCTCGTCGGCGCCCACGTGGCCCGCACGATCGCGAGCGAGGGGCTCGCCGAGGCGCGGATCCCCGACGCCGCGCGCAGGCTCGCGCAGGGCGAGGGTGCGGACTTCCGCCTCCTGTGCGGTGACGGCTTCGTGGCGGCGCGCGCGCTCGGGGGCCAGTACGTGGGCGAGATCGAGATCGGTCCCGGGCAGGCACGGGCGGCCTCGGCCCGGCTGCGCACGGGGGTGTGGACCGAGCCCGGGCCGTTCCAGGCCGGGCTCGAGGCACTTGCCAGGGCGACCGGAGCCCAGGCTCGCGAGCTTCCCGGCGGCCGCCGCTCCGAAGCAGTGCCGATCGCGCCCGACGAGCTCGCCCGGCGCGCGCTCGCCTTCCCGGACACGGTGACCGCGGAGACCGCGGCGCCGTTCCTCGCGATGGTGCGCAGCTATCCCGAGTGGGCCTTCGCCGGCACCACGATCGCGATCGACCCGACGCTCGGCTGGGGCGACGCCGCGCGAGCGGTGTTCCTCCACGACGCGGCTGCTGGCGGTTCCGCGGCGGCAGCGCGCTCGGCGGAGATGCGCAAGGCGGTCGTGAAGCGGCGCCCTGGCGATCCGCGCCGGCCCTTCGGGATTCCTGCCGGCGCCGCGTTCGCGGGACGCGCCGTCGAGCCGGGAAGCGCGGCGGAGGCCGGGCTCGCGGGGGGAGCCGAGCCCGCGGCGAACCCGTCCGCCCCCGCCGCGGCTCCTGCAGCCCCGCCGGCGCCGGCACCGGCCGTCGAGGCGCTGCCGGCATCCGTGGCTGCGACCGCGGCCGAGCCGCCTCCCCCCGTGGCGCAGCGCCGCCGCATGGCGGCCCTCGTCTATGCGGGCCCGGAGGGCGGGACGCCGGTCTTCGCCACCACCCAGGCCCCTCCC
This genomic interval carries:
- a CDS encoding DNA mismatch repair protein MutS, which produces MTVAAEPASPAQAEYERRRAVRSAEAARTGASARRVSNARLAVFVAGLALLWGVVGDGRLPAWTLGAPALAFAALVVRHDRLLHRRRSAERAAAWYDDGLARLDARFAGRGSAGERFRDPHHPYAGDLDLFGAGSLFELLCRARTTAGEDVLASWLLAPSSPEAIRARQAAATELRDALDLREELALAGERVAAGLHAEALAAWGDAPPPPPPPALRAAALGLALASLAGLAGLALGAPLLVPWLVVLATAAGFAARVRGRVRRVLREIDTVVRDLGLLAELLAILERAELGAPRLVALRAAVSAEDGRPPAKAIARLALLAQLLDARRNQLFAPIGAALLFTTQVAFAVDAWRARHGPALRRWIEAVGELEALASLAGQAYEHPADAWPELLEGPPCFEARALGHALLAEARCVRNDLRLDGARRVLVVSGSNMSGKSTLLRSVGTNAVLALAGAPVRAAALRLTPCAIGASIQVHDSLQEGHSRFYAEIRRLRRIVDATEGALPVLFLLDEVLHGTNSHDRRIGAEAVVRSLVARGAIGLVTTHDLALARLADAPELCAANVHFEDRLVDGRMHFDYRMQPGVVTRSNAIELMRAVGLDV